The DNA window GATGTGTACCCTGGAATGGAAAGCCTAGCAGAATGCGACACAGTGTATGATTCGTTCTCTGATATCCTTGACTACCACTGCAAACCATTAAAGAAAAACGCGCATATGACATGGGGAGGACTCGTTTTCCTGTCAACAGTAATGGTTGCGTTAGTCCTCGTGTGGACATTTGAAGCACACCATGAACAAAATCATCATCACAACCTCGATTGTTCTATCAAGCCTCATTCTTCTGCAACAGTAGATATGATAGAATTAGGCAAAGTTAAAGAAGCCGAGGTTGATACTAATCCTAGTTCAATAACCTAAATGACATCTGATTAGGTGTTAGCTTAGAGAATTATACAGATTTAACAGATTGTAGGGATTAGAAGAGTATATATAGGATGAGATCAAAGGGATCTCTAACATAGCAATATATTCTTTATTGTTAAGAAAGTTAAAACAAAGCTAGTTTATTGGGACAAACCCCTAATGGCATGTATGATTATTCAAACAAGAAAGAAATGCATctatttatcaatattttttttcagaaacTACATGTTCAAGTGTTGTCaattgtatttaaatattttcatagtATATGCTGGTATTCGACCTCTACGAAGCAAGACTAAAGTCTGGGTACAATACCAAAAAGCAAGACTAATCACCTCATCATTGACCAGTTCGGATTCAATACTTGCTAATATGACATCGTCTTTGTTAGGAAGCACTTTTGCCTAATGTGGAACTTTTGAACGTAAATCAGGACTAGTCACATCCTCCCTTGGGGTATAAGAGTTTTCCAACTATTATCAATTTATCATATCCTTACTGTCACAATATCAGAATCTTATTAGCCCAGTTGGTTTGTCACGTGAGTTCAAGGTGAGGGTTTGATTACCCACATTATAATCGTCTAACCCATTTCCTATTTCCCCTTCCCGTACCCCTATgcaatgataatatttttttaaaaaaaaaaaacagtcacAGGCCTCCCAAGTCATCGATTTTCTGTGTATTTGAAGAACATATGAACGCAGGGGGGAATTGAGTCAATAAAGATCCAGTCGATAAAAATGGAATCTCAGCCAGCATCTCCGGGATTTGGAGCGTCACTGCAACTGAAGGACTGCATAGAAGAGCTGCTGAGATTCACACTTGTTTCCTCCATTGACGGCACTCTTGAAATTGACTTAGGTCTCTCCAAAGACTACTGCTCCACCCTCTTACAAGAAGATCCTTCCGATCCCTTTTTCAATCCCACTGGTAATTCTTACTTCTCACCCATTTTTTGCTGTACCAACTATTTGGGGCAACTGAACTAGAAGTAACCCATTTGCTATGCAACTATTGGTATTTTATTAAAACAAGCGCTTGATCTTAACAACATAATACCCGGTGTACATAATACCCCATGTAGTCCCACAAAGTGCAGTCTGAAAAAGGATAGAGTGTACATAATAGACCTTACCCTGCCTCCCATGGCAGAGCCAGGATTTTCAGTGAAGGTTCAAAGTATAAAGAAGTAAATATACTAAGAATTCGAGGGGGTTTAACATCTGCTATATATacgttaaaaaataatgttaaccATGTATAAACAATGATTATAAAAACAGTCCTCCATGTTTGTTGTTCAAACATGAATAACTAGTTTAATCCTAAATAGTTGGTATTGTCTATATGGGTCTTTTGCTTCGAATACAGGAATAAGTCTGATACTTTAGGGTGTTCCCTTCTCTGGAACAGGGATTCAGGGAGTAGGTGCTGACTAATGCAAAGAGAATTGTcgatcttttctttttaaaagattaaaacTTCTCATTTGTACCACTTGTCCTCTATCGAGTTGATTATTCTGTATCTCGTGCTGCCTGTATATGATAGGTCTTTCTGAAGGAGTTCCTTCATATCCTTTATACAAGCGCCTTGCAGCATCCTTATATGAGGCTATTTCTTCTGAAGCCTTGCCAAGGACAGAAAACAAACTTGCAGTAATGCAAGAAACTAGTTCTATGAAGCAAATGGAAGAAGAGTGGGCTAGTTTAATTAGGGAAAAAGGTTCACATTTGCTCAATGTAAGTTAAACATGTAATAGAGTTTCTTCCTTTTGTTTCAGTTTCACATACATCATTCCGAAGTTAATATATATTGGGTGTTGCTAACTACAGGTGCTTAAATCTGTGGACTTTGAACTCCATGTTCAGGAGCCTTACTTCTCTCTACTTAGAAGTATAAATATCTGGATATATTGCTTTCCGTAGCAAACTTAGTTTCCCGCCTTGTCATAGAtttatatttccttttatttttaatgcattTTCATCTTTGTTTTCATAGTTGAATTCTTTGTTGAGTGTTCAAAATTATTTGCAGACGGACAGAAAACAGTTGAAGGAAGGTGTGCTGTTGGACACTATAATAAGTATGACTTCATTATGACTTGCATGCATTTTGCTTACTCTGTTGACTGCTTTTGACATCTCCTCATTAAACATGTTGTGCTTAATGCTGATTCGCAAGGTCGCCAATCAGTTAGGTTTGTGTGCCTTAATCAGTCCACTCAATCGATTCAAGTGCCAAAATACTATTCTTAGAATACCTTGTGGTTAATAAAACTGTATTTGGTTGACTCTTGATTTTCTGTGTCATATGATAATTTGGATGTTCTGAAGAGGATGCCCAAGAAGTCATGTATGTTTGTTTTATACTGACCTTCATCAAAGTTTCCATCACAAGAAGAATTTCCATCTCCAATGTTTTAGATCATCATGGGTGCCTTCTATATTAGTAGTTTTCGTTTAACGTGATTCTATTTCATGATATAACCATTTTTAGTACAGAGCCGAAAAGTTAGTCCTGGTTTATCTTCAAATGTGTTGGAACCAGAACCTCACGATTGAACTTCGAGAAATATCCTTTCATTCTAAAAGAAAGGACTTGCTTAAAAATGACAGGAAGCATCTTGACACATTGATCTTcttaaagaatattttcttctcttttcctcTTTCCTCTCTCAGATGATGTCTTTTTTGGATGTTAGAATTGAACCAGGTTCGTCCATCCTCATCAACAAATGTTTAGTTCTTCAAGTTCAGGTACATTCATCATgtacatttattttctttttatgtatCACTTTGGTACTTCTTATAGTCGACTGAAGAAAATGTGCATTTGCAGGATGTccatcattatcattcattccATGAGATGTTAGAAGCAGAAAGTCTTAAAGAAGTTCTTCCTGGAGTGGATACCACTGAAGAAGGTGGAAATTTCTTACCATATGATAGAGAGGATGTTACTTCTCACTCCATACCTTCCATGTTTGTAGGGACTTATCTATTTGTTGGAAGACGATTAACTTATGGATATGCTTACAAATATCTTATGTTTGAATCTAAGAGTAGTATCTTCTGTTAGATCATCGTTTATCTTATGGATATGTTTACAAATATCTTATGGTTGCTCACaattaccattttcaaaaaaaaaatatcttatggTTGCTCATCCCTATCTTGAATATCCTGATTTCCCTTCTCAATCTCTCCTATTCTTTTCACCTCATATCTGATGCTCATCATTTTAATGCCCCAACTCCATAAATGTGTAGCTGTTTCTATTGATGTGAAGAACACATAATTTGAGAGtacaaaaaaagaattattgttAAATGACAATGGTCATTCCTAGTTTGGTTTCCTATCGCGCTACTTGCGATCAGAATTTTAAAGCCAAGTTATAGTTGGTTTCTTTAAGGCTATCAAAGCAACTGTAATATTGTTGGACCATTTGAGACCTTATTTGCTCTAAAATCTTGCAAGTGTAAAGCAATATGTTCAAGTTATAATTGATATGTGAGGTGAAAGCCTTGTTTTCTGTTAGTTGGTAgatccatttttatttgtaaatatggAGGAACTGAAGGTgaggctaattgtataccggaCTTTGTTGCTTTCTGCTAGTAACTAACTTTTCAATACTTGTAATTAGTAAAATGGATAACCAATTCGTAATTTTTTATGATAGATGTTCCTTATATGCAAGCTAAGTTGTATAAACATGAAAATTTCAGGTGTCCAAGTTTACCGGAGATTTTACTCAGAAGAGAAAGAAAGGTCAAATGGTGTTCTTGCTATCAGTGTTAAGAAGCTGGTTTCTCAGCCTTCCATCGATTTGAGCTCCATGCTATCTGTGAGTATGCCTTTAGCTCTACTTATCTTGGCATTGGAGGTATAATATTTAGATCATGTCAAAATGACATAATGCTGTCATTGAAGTTGTGTTCTCCTGTAAGTTAGAAATGATTCTTTGAgatatttttgtcaaaaactTGCTTCTTATTGACTCACATGTCCCTACAACTGTATGTGCTTTGATATTGCATGAGAGGCCCTAGGTATACCTGCTTCAGGATCAAGCACAAATTTTAACTTCTATTATCGTTAACACACTTGTCCTCCTACAAGTGTATGTGCTTTAGTCGTGCATTAGTTTGCCCTTAGCATAGCTGCTTTGAGATCAAATCCAAATTTTCACGTCTGTGTCAAGACTACAAAGTTTCATATATTGTTTCAGGTGCGCGTATAGAAAAAGAAAGGTGCTTGTTAAGTCCTAATTAAGAGTCTAATTTCTTTCAGGAACTGAGCTATGCTGGTGTTCAGAGGCTTTTAGGATTTGTATGTACAGCTGGAACAGTTTCTGAGGCACTTCCACCGCCAACATCTTCTCTAATCTCATCATTTCTATTGCCACATAATCCAAATGTATGATATGACTATGTTGGTTTTCTCCTTGTGAAATACTCTAGGGCAAACTTCTGCTTCCTTGTGAATAAGCTGTTTTTATAGTTATTATGATTGTTGAAAGTTAAAGGATTATTGAgatgacatttttttaatagaagtAAATTGTGATGACAGTAAGATGAGAAAGAAGAGAGAATTGTATCCCATTGCTTCTGAAGCTCCATCAACCTCTTTGCCACATTTCTTGGCTAATAGAAGCAAGCTCTTCCGCTTGCCTTTTTGTACGTCAGTAAGACACCAAGAAGTTAGATAGAACTTCAAATGTCCACTTGATAGAAACAGGGTGACAGGAGTTGGACTGTTATACTGAAGCAGTTTCAGGCTCTTTACTAATGTCCATCCTATGTAAAGCAATACCATTTCTTCTCCATTCTGTTACTAATATTTTGTCTTAACGAGAGGGGTAAGGTGGATGGTGGATGACATATTGAACTATTTAAAGTAGGAGAGCAAGAAAGTAGGAAAAGAAAATGAGTAAAATCTCTGTGCAGGTTATTTTACATATGAGAGTAATCCTAAGGTATCTAGTTTTTGCAACAGACTAAAGGTTGTACATTGACTGATGGAGCGAGGGCATTGTCAAAGCACGTTAACAGGAGCAGTGACAGATACTGGGGTAGTTTTTCTGGAAGTGGTTAGTTCCTCACTCCAGAGCCCTTCAACATAAACATCCTTGATTTGCATGTGAGGTTCTAATGCTCAAGTCGTGCctgttgtttttcttcttttacgAGTACATTTTTACTTCTGGAAAGCAATTCCTGTTATCACCTGCTGCATGATACCAACGATTCATGTGCTACTGTCTCGTGTTTTTCACTTTCCAGATTCTGATAAAAATAGGAATGCCCTGGATGTCATCAGGAACTTAATAACGCGTTCCTGCTGGATGAATGTGCATATTGTTCCACCACATGGTGTTGTTTTTGAGATAAGAGTTGTTAATGGTTACGGTGCACGGTGGTCTAAAGATGGAAGTAAGGTACATATACTATGCTTAGTGCTGAGGTTCCTGTTCCACCATTCATGAAGTTGTTACAAGATTTCTAATCACTTGTCAATGAAAAGTAAGGTTGGTTTATTTCAAAAACTAGCTGGTGGAGACTAAGAAATTTCCATTGGATTTGCAGTTTATTGGTTTCCTTGAGCCCTATATGGAGGATGGCCATTCAAAGGGATGGAGGCACTGAATAGCAGAAGATACAATAGGCGTTTGACcgtgaaattttttttttaaaaaaaatatcagttTATTTGAATCTTTGGATTATGTTGTAATTATATGTATGAAGAGAGAACTTTACAAACAGCAGGAATCATTCCCTTCTGTTCTCATTTGTTATAACATTAGACATTTCACTAATGCTTAATTACCAATGGATTACCACCtaaataaaaaacatttaacCCTCCACAAGTAGTTCAAGATAGAGAAAAGAGGAATTATCTCAAATTTATaatagcaaaaaaaattgtttgtgtTACTTGACacataaaatttgagaaaacttGGTTAGAATTAACAGGTCTGCGCCAAAAATCATGTAATTGAGGCGATTTTTTTCGGTCGTCActaaaaatatgttttcttgtagtgttatatggttttataatattaattgtgATCAAAAGTGCATAGAGTCGCTTTGGCCGAGTGGTTAAGGCGCTCACTTGCTAAGCGAGTGGGGTTCCCCGCGTGAGTTCTTGACTCACAGGCGacgatgtattttttttgtcaaacttTGTTTAATGCGATTTTATAAACTTGTGCTGTtttggtaagattgtataaataattgaaacaatTTTAATAGTGTTACAACttataaaattttatctttataagaAAACATACAACATACAAAGTTCAAAGCGCAAGTCCAAACAAAATGACGGGCCCTTAAGTTGGTTTGAAGAGTCACCTACTATATGAGATCGGTGTAATTAATAGGATAGTAATTACTAATCTAATAATTACACAACCTAATAATTATACTAGTCTGTTTATTTGTAAAAAGACGTACTTGAATTTGATTATTAGATACTCCTTGTGTCTTGAATTAGTT is part of the Solanum stenotomum isolate F172 chromosome 8, ASM1918654v1, whole genome shotgun sequence genome and encodes:
- the LOC125874970 gene encoding uncharacterized protein LOC125874970 isoform X1; this translates as MESQPASPGFGASLQLKDCIEELLRFTLVSSIDGTLEIDLGLSKDYCSTLLQEDPSDPFFNPTGLSEGVPSYPLYKRLAASLYEAISSEALPRTENKLAVMQETSSMKQMEEEWASLIREKGSHLLNVLKSVDFELHVQEPYFSLLRNGQKTVEGRCAVGHYNKIEPGSSILINKCLVLQVQDVHHYHSFHEMLEAESLKEVLPGVDTTEEGVQVYRRFYSEEKERSNGVLAISVKKLVSQPSIDLSSMLSELSYAGVQRLLGFVCTAGTVSEALPPPTSSLISSFLLPHNPNTKGCTLTDGARALSKHVNRSSDRYWGSFSGSDSDKNRNALDVIRNLITRSCWMNVHIVPPHGVVFEIRVVNGYGARWSKDGSKFIGFLEPYMEDGHSKGWRH
- the LOC125874970 gene encoding uncharacterized protein LOC125874970 isoform X2, with translation MESQPASPGFGASLQLKDCIEELLRFTLVSSIDGTLEIDLGLSKDYCSTLLQEDPSDPFFNPTGLSEGVPSYPLYKRLAASLYEAISSEALPRTENKLAVMQETSSMKQMEEEWASLIREKGSHLLNVLKSVDFELHVQEPYFSLLRNGQKTVEGRCAVGHYNKIEPGSSILINKCLVLQVQDVHHYHSFHEMLEAESLKEVLPGVDTTEEGVQVYRRFYSEEKERSNGVLAISVKKLVSQPSIDLSSMLSTKGCTLTDGARALSKHVNRSSDRYWGSFSGSDSDKNRNALDVIRNLITRSCWMNVHIVPPHGVVFEIRVVNGYGARWSKDGSKFIGFLEPYMEDGHSKGWRH